From the Simplicispira suum genome, the window AGCGCGATCGGGATTTGTATCAGGCCCAGCTCGACATCTTCCTCGATCCGCACGACCCGGTTGTCATTGAGCAGGCGCGTCGTGACGGTATCCCTGAGGCGTGGCTGGAAGGCGCCCGCAGGAGCCCGGTCTACAAAATGGCCGTGGACTGGAAAGTGGCGCTGCCGCTGCACCCTGAGTACCGTACGCTGCCCATGGTTTGGTATGTGCCGCCGCTCTCGCCCATCACCTCGGCGGCCAACGCCGGCAAGATCGGCGTCAATGGCGAGCTGCCCGACATTGCCGAGATGCGTATCCCGGTGCAATACCTGGCCAACCTGCTGACTGCGGGCGACACCGCGCCAGTTGTGCGCGCGCTGCAGCGCATGCTGGCAATGCGTGCGTACCAGCGCAGCAAGCACGTGGACAACGAACAGAACCTCGCCGTGTTGGAGCAGGTCGGTCTCACCATGGCAGAGGTCGAGGACATGTACCACATCATGGCGATTGCCAACTACGAAGATCGGTTTGTGATTCCCACAACGCACCGGGAATACGCCGAGAACGCCTTCGACGTGCGCGGTGGCTGCGGCTTCACTTTTGGCAACGGTTGCTCCGAAGGCAGCAGCGAGGTCAGCCTGTTTGGTGGCAGCAAGAAGCGCACCATTCCGATCAAGATGGAGGTGTAGGCATGGCGCTGTTCAATCACACCCCCCACGCCAGCAAAAGCCTGCGCGTGCTGGCACGTCTGCTGGGTTATCCGGACGCCGATCTGCGCACCCACTTGCCCGAGCTGCGCGCTGCGCTGCACGAAGAGAAGGCCTTGGCTGCACCGCGCCTGGCCGAGCTGGAAGCGCTCATCGAGACACTCAGCCGCAAGGCTGTGTTGGATATCGAATCCGACTATGTCGAGCTGTTTGACCGTGGCCGGGCCACGTCGCTGCACTTGTTCGAGCACGTGCACGGCGATTCGCGCGACCGGGGGCCGGCCATGATCGATCTGGCCAAGACCTACGAGCAAACCGGCCTGTTTCTGGGCGAGGGCGAACTGCCCGATTTTCTGCCGGTGGTGTTGGAGTTCACATCCACGCTGGCGCCGCGCCAGGCACGCGAGTTCCTGAGCGAGATGGCGCACATCTTCAATGCCATCTTCGCTGCGCTCCAACAGCGGGAAAGCCCGTACGCCGCCGTGCTCGGTGCTTTGCTGGAGTTGTCCGGTGAGAAAGCCTCGCCGGTCGATATCGCACCCGAGGAGTCCATTGACGCCGTCTGGGAGGAGCCTGTCGTGTTCGACGGCTGCTCATCGAAGGGCCAAGCACGGCCCGACCAGGCCCAACCCATCCACATCGTGCCCAAATCTGCCCGCCAGGCACTCTCTTCCCTAGGAGCACAGCCATGACTTCCCTGAACGGTTTTCTCTTTGGGGTCTACCCCTACATTTGTCTGACGGTGTTTTTGCTCGGCAGCCTGCTGCGTTTCGACCGCGACCAATACACCTGGAAAAGCGACTCGTCGCAAATGCTGCGGACCGGTTTGCTGCGCTGGGGCAGCAATCTGTTCCACGTCGGCATCCTGTTCCTGTTCTTTGGTCACTTGGTCGGGTTGCTGGCGCCGCACGCTTTTTATGCGCACTTCCTGGAAGCCTCGGTGAAGCAAAAAATCGCCATCTACTCGGGCGGCACCTTTGGGGTGCTGTGCTTCATTGGCCTGACGATGCTGATCTATCGCCGCATGTTTGATGAACGCATTCGCTACACCAGCCACAAAACCGACTTGGCGATCCTGCTTATCCTGTGGGTTCAGCTGGTTGTGGGCCTGATTACGTTGCCGTTTTCGTGGGCGCATTCAGATGGCAGCGTCATGCTGATCCTGGCCGATTGGGCGCAGCGCATCCTGACACTGCGTACGGTCGATGCCGAGGTGTTGGCGGGTCTCCCTTGGCCTTACCTGGTGCATATCGTGTTTGGCATGACGATCTTCTTGTTGTTCCCGTTCAGCCGTCTGGTGCATGTGTGGAGCGGCTTTGCATCGGTCGGCTACCTCCTGCGCCCGTACCAAATCGTGCGCAGCCGGCGCCTCCACGTGGGCGTCACCACCCGCTCGTCGCATGCGCCGAAGCCGGTGCAGGCAAGTCATCCTGCTGCTCCGTCAAAAGGAAAATTCTCGTGAGTATTTCCCCCCCAGTCTCCCCGCTGGCAGATGCCGGCAGTTGTGGCAGCGGATGTGGTTGTGGCAACGCCACTGCCAGCGCCCCAGCACTCAGCGCGCAAGACATGCTCACTGCCACCATCAATCGCATCGCCTTGCATGCGCAGGGGCAGCGCCCTGAAGCTGGCGAACTGCGCGAGCTTGCCTATGCCGAGCTGCTGCGCCAGCGCGCAGTCTCGCTTGGGCTCCTGCCCGAGCACACCGGGCCCATGGCGCCTGAACTGAGCGAATCCGAACGCCAGATCCTGGAGGCCATGGTTGATCGCGAAGTCAGCAGCCCGCAGCCCGAAGAGGTTGAATGCCAGCGCTACCACCAGGCCCACGCTTGTGAGTTCACGGTCGGACAGGCGCTGCACATGCGGCATATCCTGTTTGCGGTCACGCCTGGAATCAACGTACAGGCCCTGGCCGTGCACGCTGAAAAAGCACTGCTTGAACTGACCCACAAGGACACCCCGCCAGATCGTTTCGCTAAACGTGCTGCGGAGTTGTCCAACTGCCCCACCAGCAGCCAGGGTGGCGATTTGGGTTGGGTCGGTCCGGACGACTGCGCTCCCGAGCTGGCCAAAGCGCTGTTTCACCAGTCGCACAACCAGAGCGGCGTGGGCGTGCATCCGACGCTGGTGCACAGCCGGTTTGGTTTTCACATTGTCGAAGTGCTGGAGCGCCGGGCGGGGACAGAGCCGACCTATGCCGAGGTGCGCGAGCGCATTGCACGCCTGCTGGCAATGCAGTCCCGTGCCCGCGCGTTGTACCAATACATGGCTTTGCTCGCTGGCGAGGCCGAGCTCGAAAATATCGTTCTCGACGCGGCCGATTCTCCCTTGGTGCAGTAGGCATGGGCCTGCAGGGCGGCGCCAGCGGAGAAGATTGCGACAGTAGCGCGGCGGGCGGTGACGATCTGCTGTTGCGACTGCGCAGTTTCAAGTCCGACTATTTTCCTCTGCACCAGCAGCGCTTTCAGGACTTGGTGGCCGAGGGTCAGCACCCCACCACCCTGTTCATTGGATGCTCCGATTCGCGCCTGCTGCCCTATCTGCTGACGGGTGCCGGACCGGGCGAACTGTTTTTGGTGCGCAACGTTGGCGCCTTTGTGCCGCCCTACGACGGCTCATACGGCCACCATGGCACGGCAGCTGCGATCGAGTTTGCGGTGCTTAGCCTGCAGGTAGGGCACATCATCGTCTGTGGACATAGCCACTGCGGTGCGATCAAGGCGCTGTATGAAGAAGTCCCGGCGGAGGCCAACAACTTGCGCCGCTGGCTCGATCTGGGACGCGATGCCGCATTGCCGGTGGTTCCCACTCCGGACGCACTGCGCCGCACAGAACAGCGTGCCGTGGTGCTGCAGCTCGAACGTTTAATGGACTATCCCATGGTGCGCAGGCGCGTGGTAGCGGGCCAGATCAGCTTGCACGGCTGGCATTGCGTCATTGAAGACGGTGAAGTCCACGTGTTCGACGTCCAGAGCGGTCGCTTTGTCGCGGCGTCCGTGGCCACGCACAGTGGTACAGGGCCATACCATCCTTACGTCGAGCACGACGGGCAGGTCTTGTCGGATGAAAACCCTTAGTCGAGCAGAAAATTGTAAAAAGATTCTCTGCGAGAAATTTGCTCTAAGTGCGCGCCAGGCTTGAGATCGTCCTGTTTTTTCTATGCGAGCTAGCACAAAAGGGGAAGACCGCTTGGGATGCCTGGCTCGCCTGAAAAGGCTAAACTGAGCTCGCTTTCCGAGCCCACTTTTCACGGTGGGTGGACTTCGCCCGACGCGCTGTGCAGCGCGTTTTTGTCATATTACCTACGGACTCCACCATGAAGAGAGAAGACCTGGGCCGCGCGCAAGACGTCACGGCCATCCAGCCCATCAGCCTTGATGTACTGCAGGAAAAATATCTCAAACCGGGCGAGACCAGCGTCGAAGACCTCTTTCGCCGTGTAGCGCGTGCACTGGCTTCTGTTGAAGCCGAGGGCGAGCGGGAAAAGTACGAAGCCCTGTTCCTGGCCAACATGCATGCAGGCGCGATTGGCGCCGGACGCATCATGAGCGCCGCTGGCACCACCATTCAGGCGACGCTGATCAACTGCTTCGTTCAGCCCGTGGGCGACTGCATCCAGGGGATGGACGACGAAGGATTTCCTGGCATTTACGAGGCGCTGCGCGAGGCTGCCGAAACCATGCGGCGCGGCGGTGGCGTTGGCTACGATTTTTCGCGCATTCGCCCGCGCGGGGCCGAGGTCAAAGGCACGCATTCAATGGCGTCCGGGCCATGCAGCTACATCAACGTGTTCGATCAGTCCTGCTCCACGGTGGAAAGCGCGGGCGCGCGGCGTGGTGCACAGATGGGCGTGCTGCGCATTGATCACCCGGATGTGATGGATTTCATCACCGCGAAGCGCACGCCGGGTCGTTGGAACAATTTCAATGTGTCGGTGGGGGTGAGTGACGCCTTCGTGCAGGCCGTGCTGGATGATCAGCCCTGGGAGCTGGTACACAAGGCGCGCCCTGGGGCCACGGTGATGGGTACGGGCGCCTATCAGCGCGCCGACGGCAAATGGGTGTACGCAAGCCTGCCCGCGCGCGAGCTGTGGGACACCATCATGAAGTCGACCTACGACTTCGCAGAGCCCGGCATCCTTTTCCTGGATCAGATCAACACCGACAACAACCTGCACTATTGCGAGGACATCAACGCCACCAATCCTTGTGGCGAGCAGCCGCTGCCATCGTATGGCTGCTGCGATCTGGGTCCCATCATTCTGACGCGTTTCGTGCGCCATCCGTTTGGCTTTGACGGTGTTCCCGCGTTTGATTTTGCCGCCTTTGAAAAATCCGTGGCTTTGCAGGTGCGCGCCCTGGACAACGTGCTTGACGTCACGTTCTGGCCCTTGCCGCAGCAGCGCGACGAGGCCCATGCCAAGCGCCGCATTGGTGTCGGCTTCACCGGCATGGGCAACACCCTGGCCATGCTCTGCGTTCGTTACGACAAGGACGAAGGTCGCGCGATGGCGGCACGCATCGCCGAGCACATGCGCGATGCCGCGTATTCCGCGTCGGTGGATCTGGCGATTGAAAAGGGCCGTTTCCCCAAGTTCGACGCCGACGGCTATCTGGCCAGAGGCACCTTCGCCAGCCGCCTGCCCGAGGCCCTGCGCGCGCGCATTCGCGAACACGGCATACGCAACAGCCATTTGTTGTCGATTGCGCCCACGGGAACGGTGAGCCTGGCCTTTGCCGACAACGCGTCCAACGGCATCGAGCCGCCGTTCTCCTGGATGTACAAACGCCGCAAGCGCGAGGCCGATGGTTCCATGGCCGAGTACGCGGTAGAAGACCACGCCTGGCGCCTGTACCGCGAGCTGGGCGGTGACGTGAACCAGTTGCCCGACTACTTTGTCTCGGCGCTGGAAATGTCGGCCGAGGGCCACATTGCCATGATGAAGACGGTGCAGCCCTTCGTGGACACAGCCATCTCCAAAACGGTCAACATCCCGGCCGACTACCCCTACGAAGACTTCAAGGGTCTGTACCTGCAAGCCTGGCGCGCCAAGCTCAAGGGCTTGGCCACCTATCGACCGAACAGCATCCTCGGTTCGGTGCTGGAGACGCATGCCGCTCCCGGCAGCGAAGTGGCCTCCGCGCCCGAAACAGCGCCTGTGGACCCCATGCGCACGGTGATCGAAAGCCGCCCCAAAGGGGCGCTCTCTGCGGTCGCCGAAAAGGTGGATTACTGGACGCAGGAGGGGCAGAAGCGTTTGTATCTGGTGGTGTCCTTCTTGCCAGTACCTGATCCTGAGACCGGTGGCCTGATCGATCGCGCCATTGAATTCTTCATGCCTGTCGGCCAGAGCGGCGAATCGCAGCAATGGGTGACGTCCAGCATGCGGTTGCTCTCGCTGGCCGCGCGCGGCGGCTTCCTGGAGCGCGCGCTCAGCGACATGCGGAAAGTGGCTTGGGATCGCGGCCCGGTACGCTTGGGGACACACCAGAAGGCCGACGGAACCGTGGTGCCGATGTGGCACGACTCGGAGGTCGCTGCCATCGCCTATGCGGTCCAGAACATTTTGGCGCGCCGTGCCCGGCCGGTCCCTGGCGACGAAGAGTTGCCCGTAGGCGAGGCTGCGCTGGCCGCCGTTTCGCCCGTCATGGCCGGCAAGAAGTGCACCGAATGCGGCGCCCACGCCATGATTCGCAAGGACGGCTGCGACTACTGCACCCAGTGCGGCCACCTGGGCAGCTGCGGCTGAACCTGCCGCATTGCGCGTGTCCGGTCCGCCGGCTCCAGCCAAGCCCTCTGCCGAGACGCGCGCGCGGCTGGACTTGCGCTGGCGTGGGGCGCATCTGCTGATCGCGCCGCATCGACTGGCTTTTTTTCTTGCCATGCTGGTGCTGGCTGGAGCATCGCTGTGGTGGGCGCTGATCCAGACGTCGCGCGTGGCCGGCGCTGCAGCGATGGAGCCGGTACTGCCTGCTGCGTTGGCGCACGGCGCGCTCATGGTGTTCGGCTTTTTTCCGCTCTTCTTTTCGGGTTTCCTCTTTACCGCCGGGCCCAAATGGCTGCGCGTACCGCCCTGGCCGGTGCGCAGACTCCTCCCACCTTTGCTCTTGTTGTCGCTTGGCTGGTTGGCCTGGTTGCTGGGTGCCCAATGGCAGCCGTCGCTGGCGCTTGCAGGTGCCTGCTTCGCCGTCCTTGGCATGGTCTGGATCAGTCTGCTCTTCTGGGACCTGCTGCGGCAAAGCCAGGCCGAGGACCGCATGCATGCGCGCGTGATCGCCGTGGCGTTCACGGTCGGCACAGTGTGTGTCGCCGGTCTTGCACTGGCTTTGGCGCTGGGCGCGCCCAGTGTGGCCCGTTTGTTCGTTCTTGCGGGTCTCTGGGGGCTCGATGCCCTGGTCTTTGTCACCGTGGCGCACCGCATGCTGCCCTTTTTCTCACTGCCGTCCGAACACGGCGCGGGCAGTGACAACCCCTGGGGGACGCTGGGCTTGCTCGCGGGTGCGGCCGGTTTTGAGGCGCTGGCGGTATGGATGGATGCGGTGGTGCCGTACGAGTCGCGTTGGGGCGTTGCCTGGGTGCTGCTGCATGGACTGGTGGAATGCACAGTGGGCTCGGTGCTGCTTTGGCGCGCGTGGGGCTGGGCGCAGCGCCAGAGCCTGCGCAACCGCTTGTTGCGCATGTTTTTCCTGGGTTTTGTCTGGCTGGGTCTTGCATTTCTTCTGCACGGCGCGGCTCGCTGGCTCGCCCTGGCTGGCGCGCCTCAGTGGAGCCTGGGCGCCACGCACGCGCTCGGTATGGGGTGCTTGGCTTCACTGATGCTGGCGATGGTGACGCGGGTGTCTGCGGGGAACAGTGGCCGCGCGCAGGTGGCAGACGACACCGTGTGGGCGCTGTTCTGCCTGCTGCAGGCGGCGGTGGCTCTTCGCCTGATCGCCGTGCAGGCAGGCCCCGCTGCGCCGCTGGTGCTGCTGCTTGCAGCCCTGCTGTGGGCTGTAGCCATACTGGCCTGGGCGGGGCGGCTTGCCTCTTGGTACGGGCGACTGCGCCCCGACGGGCGCGCCGGATGACAATGCCGGCTATGCACAACCTGGCTTCCCACCCTGCCTTCGCCTCCGGGCAGGACTGCGCCGCCTTTGCTGCGGCGCTGATGCAGGCGCGCCAGACCATTTTGCCCAAGCGGCTGGGCGAGCCCGCGCCTACACCCACGCAGTTGGCGCAGATTTTGGCCAGCGCCGCGCACGCGCCGGACCATGGCCAATTGCTGCCCTGGCGCTTTGTGCAGGTGCCTGCTGCGGCCCGGCCCGCGCTGGCTGAGGCCTTTGGCCAGGCCCTGCAGGAGCGCGACGCGCTGGCCACACCCGAGCAGTTGGCGCAGGCGCGCGAAAAGGCCTTTCGTTCCCCGGTGCTGTTGCTGGTGGTGGTGGATCTGGCCTGCGGCGATCCCGAGATCGAGGCGGGTGAGCGCATGGTGTCGGCGGGCTGCGCCGTGCAAAACCTGCTGTTGATGGCCACCGCGCTGGGTTTTGGCTCGGCTCTGACCAGTGGCAAAGCCCTGTCCTCGGCCCCGCTGCGCACGCTGTTTGGCCTTGCTGCCGGGCAGCAGGCGCTGTGTTTCGTCAACATTGGCAGCGTGGTGTCGCCCAAGCGCGCCCGCATTCGGCCGGCCCCATCGACGTATCTGGACCTTCTGGACGTGCAGGCACGGCCTTCTGCTCAGCCCTGAGCAAGTTCGACCTATTTTTTGAACTCTGGAATCAACCCATGGAAATTTCCTGTTTTGACGATCTTTTGCAAGCCGCACGAGCGCAGGGCGAGCCCCAGCGCCTGCTGTTTGTGTTTGCTGGTGTCGAATTGCCCGACGACGCCACGCCGGCCCAACGCGAGCGCTTTGCCAGGGGCGAAGGCGGTGCGCTGGTGCCACAGATGTGTGTCGACAAGGCACCGGACGAGCTGGCGTCGTTTGACGCGCTGGTCCAGGAAGCCGCCCAGTTCGGCAAGGACTGGATTCTGGTGTTTGCCGCTGCCATGTCAGGTAGCTTGAACCGCGCGCCCACCAGCAGCGACGCCGAGGTGCCGCTCGAGGGTATGGTGGATGCCATCAAGCGCGGCGTGCATTCGGGGTTGATCCCGTTTGATCGCACCGGCCACACGGTGCAGATCGATTGACGGTGGCAAGCCCTTCCCGCGGCATCCCTCTGCCTGGCTTTGGCGCGCCGGCGGTCGGTTTCGATACCCCGTTCGAGATGCTGGAAGCCTGCCACGAGCGCGTGCAGCGCACGCTGGCGCTGCAGCAGCGCCTGTGTGAGCACCTGCAAACCCAAGGCTGCGACGATTCGGCCCGCAGCGCGGCATTCGACGTGCTGCGCTACTTCGACATTGCCGCGCCACTGCACCATGAAGACGAGGAGCGCCATGTCTTTCCCGCGTTGCACGCGGCCAAGGACGAAGCCTTGCTCGCGGCCGTGGCGCAACTGCAGGCCGACCATGTTGCCATGGCGCAGCGCTGGGCGGTGGCCCGCAGCGCCTTGCTGGCGCTCTCAGGCGGTGGCATCACGCAGTTTTCTGCCGAGCAGTTGGCGGCACTGGACGCTTTTGCTGCCGGCTATGCAGACCACATCCGTACCGAAGAAGAGTGGGTCTACCCAGCCGCGCGCGCGGCCATGGACGCTGGCGCGCTGCAGGCCATGGCGCGCGACATGCGCCAGCGGCGCGGTGCAGCGCAATAAGTGCTATTTATTTTATAGCTGTTGACGCTTGTGGAATAAGAGCTGGAGGCCTATTTGATGCTTAAAATTCAGCGTCAATGCACCACCACCGGGTGCTGCGCCAGCCCGGTATAGCCTTCCAGCGTGTCCTCCACCTCTTCCTGGGTCGGCGCATCGCGCTGCCAGGCCAGGATCTGGAGCTGGAACATCTCGGCCCAGGAGCCGTCGAGATAGACCTCCTTGCCGGTGCGTTTGTCGACAATTTCAAACCCGTGGCGCGCCAACTGCAACGGCGCCGGCCCGTCGTCGGAGGAAACCTCCACGCGGTCGGCATCGGGCAGCATGTGCACCACCACAAAAGAATCCGAGTCGTAGAGCATGTTCATGGCGTTCCTCCTGCGCTTGTAGTCATTGTCAGATGGATTCGATGCGCCAGAGTTCAAGCGCTCACAATGACTGCACGGCTTGTCTGTTTGCGCCTACAGCGTGGCCTCGATCCGACAATGCGCCTTCTCAAGGTGCTTCGTGCCCGCTCAGGTTCAGCTCGACGAAGTCGCCATTGGCCTCGGTGATGCGAATGCGCGCGGGCAGGTAGCCCAGTTCGGGGGCCAGCCAGACCTGGGCTTTCTGGTCGTAGTCGCGCCGGGGCAGGCGCTGCAATTGCACGGTGCGCATCGTGCCGACCGGCAGTTCCAGCGCTTCTTCGCCCTCGACGGTGAAAGTCCAGACGTCGGCCGCGCGGGCGCTTACCGTCGTCATCGCGATCCGCGTGCCGGCAGGGTAGTGCTCGGGTGCGGCGGCCAGCATGCTGGCCAGTTGCAGGAACACGCTCAGCCGGTCTTGCGCACCCGGCTCGATCGGAGCGGCCGGCGTGTTGGCGCTGAAAGTGACCTGCCCCTTGGCAAAGTCGAAATGCGCGGCGCGCTCGCTGCGCGAGCGGTCGCCAAAACGCCGTGGCTGCAGGCCGCGCTCCGTAACGCTACCGACGCTGCTCTGTGATCGCGAGCCCAGAAAAATCACTTTCACTTCCTGGTGGGCGCTGTAGCTGGTGGCGTCGTGCTGCCAGAGCAGCTCAGCCTGCGCGTTGTAGCCAAAACCACGCGCCTTGCCGGTGACCTCGAAGCTCAGGCGCGCAGGTGGTGGGAGCTTGACCGGGGGCGGGTTGTCTCCCGCTGTGGGCGGAGGGCTTTCCTGTTCAGGGGCAGACGCCGCGCGCACGGGGGTTTCGGCGGCATGCGCGGTTGCAAGGGGCTGCGCTTCGTTCTCGCTGGAAGCGTCCAAGGCGAGCAGCTCGCTCTGGCTGGGCGCAAGCCATGGCGGGCTGGCAAGGACCGAAGGCGTTGCCGCTGGCGCGCCTTCAGCCAGATCAGTGGGAGAGGCTGCCGGGACGGGTGTTTGCGTGCGTGGGACTGCGGGCGTTTTGGCCGACGGCTTGGCCCGCTTGGGCGCCGCCCGGACCACGGGAGCGGCCACGGGGCTGAGAGCGGCGGGGGCGTTGACGGTGCGGGTCACAAACACCGGCGGTGCGCTGGCGGTGGGACGCAGGGCGCTGGCCGAGGCGCCCGAAAGCAGCAGCGCATGCAGGGCCAGCACCACGGTGGTGAGCACGAAGAGCAGGCGCCGGGGGATCATGGCTTGTGGGTCGACAACACCCTGCCACGTTACCATCCCTGCCGCGCGAGCGCGGCGCTCGCGTACCATGCGGGCGTCGTGGCACGCCTGTTGCGCCGCCGCAGCCACCATCCGCACGCCCCATGAAGCTCGCTACGTTGAAGGACGGTTCGCGCGACGGCCAGTTGGTCGTCGTCTCGCGCGATCTCGCCCAGGCCCATTACGCCACCGGCATCGCCAACCGCCTGCAGCAGGTGCTGGAAGACTGGGGATTTTTCGCCCCGCAACTACAGGACCTGTCGGACGCGCTGAACGCCGGCCGCACCCACCACGCCTTTCCCTTGGATCCGCAGCAGTGCCTGGCGCCGCTGCCGCGTGCTTACCAGTGCCTGCAGCGTGCCGAGTCATTGAGTGAAGAGACTGCGGCACGCGCCGGCATGCCCGACATGGTTCAGCTTGCCGGCGACGCAATGCTGGGCGCCTGCGCCGATATCGCTGCTGGCAGCACGGCCATGGAGATGGATTTCGGCGCTGGCCTGGCGGTCATCACCGGCGACATTGCCGCTGCCAGCACGCCGGCCCAGGCACTCGATGGCGTGCGCCTTGTGATGCTGGCCAATACCCTCAGCCTGCGGGCGCTGGAAGCGCGCGAACGCGCCGCAGGCCTGGGGCCGCTTCTCAGCCGGCCGGCGACGGCTTTCAGTCCGGTGGCAGTGACACTGGACGAACTCGGCGCCGCCTGGGACGGCGGGCGTGTCGCGCTGGCGCTGCAGGTCGGGCTGAACGGCCGCAAGTTCGGTCTGTGCGACGGCGTGGCTGGCATGCCCTGGGGGTTTGGCGAGCTTATCGCCCACGCCGCCTGCACGCGCCCGGTGCGCGCCGGCAGCATCGTCTGCAGCGGCCCCTTGGCCACAGCCGCTGGGCCGCTCGCCCAGGGCCGCGCGGAGTCGGCGCGCGGCTTCAGCAGCATGCAAGCCAAGCGCCGGGCCGAAGCGCAGGAGGCGGGGCAAGCCAGCACCGGCTACCTGCAACCGGGCGACGTGCTGCGCATGGAGATGAAAGGCAGCAGTGGTGCCAGCCTGTTTGGCGCCATTGAACAGGCCGTGGCCGAAGCCGCGCCATGGCCGCAATGAAAGATTCCGACGTCGGGCAAGGCGGCCCCGAAATGCGGGCCTACTACGCCGCCCGCGCCGAGGAATACGACGCGGTCTATTGCAAGAGCGAGCGCCAGTTCGATCTGCGCGCCATCAAGGCTTGGCTGCCAGCGCGCTTTGCGGGTGCGCAGGTGCTGGAAATCGCCTGCGGCACCGGCTACTGGACGCAATTCATCGCCCCCGTGGCGCGCAGCGT encodes:
- a CDS encoding DUF3108 domain-containing protein; amino-acid sequence: MIPRRLLFVLTTVVLALHALLLSGASASALRPTASAPPVFVTRTVNAPAALSPVAAPVVRAAPKRAKPSAKTPAVPRTQTPVPAASPTDLAEGAPAATPSVLASPPWLAPSQSELLALDASSENEAQPLATAHAAETPVRAASAPEQESPPPTAGDNPPPVKLPPPARLSFEVTGKARGFGYNAQAELLWQHDATSYSAHQEVKVIFLGSRSQSSVGSVTERGLQPRRFGDRSRSERAAHFDFAKGQVTFSANTPAAPIEPGAQDRLSVFLQLASMLAAAPEHYPAGTRIAMTTVSARAADVWTFTVEGEEALELPVGTMRTVQLQRLPRRDYDQKAQVWLAPELGYLPARIRITEANGDFVELNLSGHEAP
- a CDS encoding fumarylacetoacetate hydrolase family protein, translated to MKLATLKDGSRDGQLVVVSRDLAQAHYATGIANRLQQVLEDWGFFAPQLQDLSDALNAGRTHHAFPLDPQQCLAPLPRAYQCLQRAESLSEETAARAGMPDMVQLAGDAMLGACADIAAGSTAMEMDFGAGLAVITGDIAAASTPAQALDGVRLVMLANTLSLRALEARERAAGLGPLLSRPATAFSPVAVTLDELGAAWDGGRVALALQVGLNGRKFGLCDGVAGMPWGFGELIAHAACTRPVRAGSIVCSGPLATAAGPLAQGRAESARGFSSMQAKRRAEAQEAGQASTGYLQPGDVLRMEMKGSSGASLFGAIEQAVAEAAPWPQ